Proteins from a genomic interval of Paenibacillus lentus:
- a CDS encoding site-specific integrase — translation MTSEIIEGRDWYEKLEGVLDKEILFLKNVNDEYLWDILNKQSLNYIYKNCLNRPWLNQFSLAVLCATDRNLSPASINNMLSTLNARFQDIFISLELNQIEDLNYTHIHLYISGEICKHHSDRQRQMFISYYKSFLFNVSKWVKNRIDLEQQEYFTSFLLPEFPFDNRDYKSRGLAVTSAQKKRKDESSAVAPLLPSIRAECHLRWNQVKRLREITNEVIKKVQNENLPLPFSFNYEESEHLNERLYFTLNKNLDNEFYIEFIESKNLLDGSQGDGLWFFEILKNRLLGAWSNLASNKRKTEGISFLEKWGHDTEENIHPFQSRNPGVLTQGFILTRSQQYNGSRLFINVEPLYIACMFAIFAMDIQSYSGARINEILQVSYDPDCCFITDDGKNTTTKRNYIFKLIPKGRETEENYYMPESVFKSLLMIVKELKNHYNSDTLPQVNYSISSRKHLISNERKFVFQYNNQHVNQFTLNSIIRFLTHGLIIQSVEGKQVILTTHLLRHAFATHAAQTEKLPIDIVRQLLHQKDESVTGYYAAPTHVQISGTIDSLHDNWMTYIDIQQEILRSPKELKEIYEEYKEKVGTMSKVVGGICTIDSVCPTKMACMGCAAKVPQPEFRHEIEQYYAWAQESEKRFKELGLELEAKKMKLAMRRTKLELREIDGIEMYIKDESYEPNIQFQKEN, via the coding sequence TTCTGAAGAATGTTAATGATGAGTACCTATGGGATATTCTAAATAAACAAAGTTTAAACTATATTTATAAAAACTGTTTAAATCGCCCTTGGTTAAATCAGTTCTCATTAGCTGTATTATGTGCTACTGATCGTAATTTATCTCCAGCATCAATCAATAATATGTTGTCTACTTTAAATGCACGATTTCAAGACATTTTTATTTCTTTAGAGCTTAATCAAATTGAAGATCTAAATTATACACATATACATCTATACATAAGTGGTGAGATTTGCAAACATCATTCAGACAGACAAAGACAAATGTTTATTTCCTATTATAAATCATTTTTATTTAACGTATCAAAATGGGTGAAAAATAGAATTGATTTAGAGCAACAAGAATACTTCACCAGTTTTCTTCTCCCGGAATTCCCTTTTGATAATAGAGACTACAAATCTAGAGGCTTGGCAGTTACTTCTGCACAAAAAAAACGAAAAGATGAGAGTTCAGCAGTTGCTCCATTACTTCCCTCTATAAGGGCTGAATGTCATCTAAGGTGGAATCAAGTAAAACGATTACGGGAGATAACTAACGAAGTAATTAAGAAAGTGCAGAACGAAAATCTACCCTTGCCTTTTTCCTTTAATTATGAAGAATCTGAACATTTAAACGAAAGACTCTATTTTACTTTAAATAAGAATTTAGACAACGAATTTTATATAGAATTTATCGAATCTAAAAACCTTTTAGATGGATCTCAAGGAGATGGATTATGGTTTTTTGAGATCTTAAAAAATCGTCTTTTAGGTGCGTGGTCAAATCTTGCATCTAATAAAAGAAAAACTGAAGGTATCTCATTTTTAGAAAAGTGGGGCCATGATACTGAGGAAAACATACACCCTTTTCAATCAAGGAATCCCGGAGTTCTAACCCAGGGATTTATCTTAACAAGAAGCCAGCAATACAATGGGTCACGGCTTTTTATTAATGTAGAACCATTGTACATCGCTTGTATGTTTGCAATTTTTGCGATGGATATTCAGTCTTACTCAGGTGCCCGTATTAATGAGATTTTACAAGTAAGCTATGATCCGGATTGTTGTTTTATTACTGATGATGGGAAGAATACAACTACTAAAAGAAATTACATCTTTAAACTGATTCCAAAAGGTAGAGAGACTGAAGAGAATTACTATATGCCTGAAAGTGTTTTTAAATCATTATTAATGATAGTCAAAGAATTAAAGAATCATTATAATTCTGATACCTTACCACAAGTAAATTATAGTATAAGTTCACGAAAACACTTGATAAGTAATGAAAGAAAATTTGTATTTCAATATAACAATCAACATGTAAATCAGTTCACTTTAAATTCTATAATTCGATTTTTAACACATGGTTTAATTATTCAATCAGTAGAAGGTAAGCAGGTAATTCTAACAACACATCTACTGCGTCATGCTTTTGCTACACATGCAGCTCAAACTGAAAAACTTCCTATCGATATAGTGCGTCAATTATTGCATCAAAAGGATGAAAGTGTTACCGGCTATTATGCTGCACCAACGCATGTTCAAATTTCTGGAACCATAGATTCATTACATGATAATTGGATGACTTATATTGATATTCAACAAGAAATTCTGAGGAGCCCTAAAGAACTAAAAGAAATTTATGAAGAATACAAGGAAAAAGTTGGTACTATGTCCAAAGTAGTTGGTGGCATATGTACCATTGATTCCGTGTGTCCGACTAAAATGGCATGCATGGGTTGTGCAGCTAAGGTTCCGCAACCTGAATTTAGACACGAAATTGAACAATATTATGCTTGGGCACAAGAAAGTGAAAAACGCTTTAAAGAATTAGGATTAGAATTGGAAGCAAAAAAGATGAAATTAGCTATGAGGAGAACTAAATTAGAATTAAGGGAAATTGATGGTATAGAAATGTATATAAAGGATGAATCCTATGAGCCAAACATTCAATTCCAGAAAGAAAACTAA